One region of Dehalococcoidia bacterium genomic DNA includes:
- a CDS encoding PHP domain-containing protein, translating into MRFDLHLHTTGSDGRLTPSQMVVLAAERGLEVISITDHDSVSGVGEALAAAAGVKKLIVVPGVEINTDLATGELHVLGYFINYEDAELLASLAKIRESRVGRAQKMVARLDELGKPVAWQRVLDLARGESICRPHIAQAMLEKGYISNEKEAFDKYIGRNCPAYVGREKVGPVEAVRIIKKAGGIAVLAHPADIADVDNIIVELKTAGLDGIEAYYGQYDSRTVSRIAGLAKRHDLLTTGGSDYHHFCDGRETPLGSGDVPESSIVKLFAAAGRVYKPD; encoded by the coding sequence TTGAGATTCGACCTGCACCTGCATACTACAGGCTCAGATGGACGCCTGACACCGTCTCAGATGGTCGTATTGGCGGCTGAACGGGGACTGGAAGTAATATCCATTACGGATCATGACAGTGTCAGCGGTGTTGGCGAGGCATTGGCGGCTGCTGCCGGTGTAAAGAAGCTGATCGTAGTCCCCGGTGTTGAGATTAATACGGACCTGGCCACGGGGGAGCTGCACGTGCTGGGCTATTTTATCAATTACGAGGATGCAGAACTTTTAGCCTCCCTGGCGAAGATCAGGGAATCCCGCGTCGGCAGGGCACAGAAGATGGTGGCCAGGTTGGATGAACTGGGCAAGCCGGTGGCCTGGCAGAGGGTATTGGACCTGGCCAGGGGCGAATCTATCTGCCGTCCGCACATCGCGCAGGCCATGCTGGAGAAAGGATACATCTCCAATGAGAAGGAGGCTTTCGATAAATACATCGGCAGGAATTGTCCGGCCTACGTGGGACGGGAAAAGGTTGGGCCGGTCGAGGCCGTCAGGATCATAAAAAAGGCGGGTGGCATAGCTGTGCTGGCGCATCCCGCCGATATTGCGGATGTAGACAACATCATCGTCGAGCTTAAGACGGCCGGCCTGGACGGCATCGAGGCTTACTACGGACAGTACGACAGCAGGACCGTCAGCCGGATCGCAGGGCTGGCCAAACGACATGATTTGTTGACCACGGGAGGCAGCGACTACCACCATTTCTGCGATGGCCGGGAGACCCCGCTGGGCAGCGGGGATGTTCCCGAAAGCTCTATAGTGAAGCTGTTTGCCGCCGCCGGACGGGTATACAAACCGGATTGA
- a CDS encoding heterodisulfide reductase-related iron-sulfur binding cluster, giving the protein MEATREIFWHIPLLVQIALYLAAAAAIALIGYSVYKRYQMWTLGRPEKRFDKPGWRIGEFIKLTILDAGLHVRFLREPYPGIMHFLIFVGCILLFIGAGLDFLNHYVFEPFHAAFIQGPVYIYLGGLWNIAGVMVLIGLLMAFARRYIQKPKRLNTVLDDGVALFLIFIVVITGFFLQGFRMIAATPEAVGLSQPEYYVHPEWGQVRFGGFWIAGLFAGLPEASRYLWYQILWYGHVIITIGAVFYVIVAWDKLTHILISPVNVLFKTSRPKGALSMVDLENAETYGIGKIEDFTWKQLFDLDACTNCGRCQDRCPAYLTDKPLSPRQLVQDLKAHWQERSPALLAEKKAKAKAARAGGEAAPAPAEEAGGSTKAMVGEVITEDVIWACTTCRACQDICPVFVEHIDKIIDMRRHLVLDLAQVPETGLAVLQCIEARGHSCKGTTLTRTDWTAGLDIKQLSEEPNVEYVFFAGCAASLEERSTKIAIATAKILKAAGVSFGILGAQEMCCGEPARRLGNEYLYQTLAANNIEQFKGYNIKKIITMCPHCFNTLKNEYPQFGGNFEIIHHSTFISQLISDGKIKPAVMKENRITYHDSCYLGRHNDIYKPQRHVLQAINKLPILEMERSGNKGFCCGAGGGRFWMEERIGKRISEVRIDQVMETGADIVASACPYCVQMFTDAIKAKGAEETLIAKDIAELVAESMELK; this is encoded by the coding sequence ATGGAAGCGACGCGAGAAATTTTCTGGCATATCCCCTTATTAGTACAGATAGCCCTCTACCTTGCGGCTGCCGCCGCCATCGCGCTGATCGGCTATTCGGTCTACAAGCGCTATCAGATGTGGACTCTGGGCAGGCCCGAAAAGCGTTTCGATAAGCCGGGCTGGCGTATCGGCGAGTTCATCAAACTCACAATTTTAGATGCCGGCCTGCATGTGAGATTCCTGCGTGAGCCGTATCCCGGCATTATGCACTTCCTCATTTTTGTTGGCTGTATACTCCTTTTCATTGGCGCAGGGCTGGACTTTCTGAACCATTATGTTTTCGAGCCTTTTCACGCCGCCTTTATCCAGGGCCCGGTATATATTTACCTGGGCGGACTGTGGAATATAGCGGGCGTCATGGTGCTGATCGGCCTGCTGATGGCCTTTGCACGCCGCTATATTCAGAAGCCCAAGAGGCTCAACACCGTGCTGGACGATGGCGTTGCCCTCTTTCTTATCTTCATCGTTGTTATCACGGGCTTCTTCCTTCAGGGATTCAGGATGATCGCCGCTACGCCCGAGGCAGTGGGATTGAGCCAGCCTGAATACTACGTGCACCCCGAGTGGGGACAGGTAAGGTTCGGCGGCTTCTGGATCGCCGGCCTGTTCGCCGGGCTCCCCGAGGCTTCGCGCTATCTGTGGTATCAGATCCTGTGGTATGGACATGTGATTATAACCATAGGCGCCGTCTTCTATGTCATCGTTGCCTGGGACAAGCTGACACATATATTGATATCACCGGTCAATGTACTTTTCAAGACCTCACGTCCCAAGGGCGCCCTCAGCATGGTCGACCTTGAGAACGCCGAGACCTACGGCATAGGCAAGATCGAAGATTTCACCTGGAAGCAGCTTTTCGACCTGGACGCCTGCACCAACTGCGGACGCTGCCAGGACAGGTGTCCTGCTTACCTGACGGACAAGCCGCTTTCGCCGCGGCAACTGGTACAGGACCTCAAGGCTCACTGGCAGGAGCGCTCCCCTGCGCTGCTGGCTGAGAAGAAGGCCAAAGCAAAAGCGGCCAGGGCCGGAGGCGAAGCCGCGCCCGCCCCTGCGGAAGAAGCAGGCGGAAGCACCAAAGCCATGGTGGGCGAGGTCATCACGGAAGACGTGATCTGGGCCTGCACGACCTGCCGCGCCTGCCAGGACATCTGTCCCGTATTCGTCGAGCATATCGACAAGATCATCGACATGCGCCGCCACCTGGTGCTGGACCTAGCACAGGTTCCCGAAACCGGGCTGGCTGTCCTGCAGTGCATTGAGGCCAGGGGACACAGCTGTAAAGGCACCACCCTGACCAGGACAGACTGGACGGCCGGACTGGATATCAAACAGTTATCAGAAGAACCCAATGTTGAGTACGTATTCTTCGCAGGCTGCGCTGCCTCGCTGGAGGAGCGGAGCACCAAAATCGCCATCGCCACGGCCAAAATACTCAAGGCCGCCGGCGTGAGCTTTGGCATATTGGGCGCGCAGGAGATGTGCTGCGGCGAGCCCGCCAGGAGACTGGGCAACGAGTACCTGTACCAGACGCTGGCCGCCAATAACATCGAGCAGTTCAAAGGCTATAATATCAAGAAGATCATCACCATGTGCCCGCACTGCTTCAATACACTCAAGAACGAATATCCGCAATTCGGCGGAAACTTCGAGATCATCCATCACAGCACCTTTATCTCCCAGCTTATCAGCGACGGCAAGATCAAGCCCGCCGTCATGAAGGAAAACAGGATCACCTACCACGACTCATGCTACCTGGGCAGGCACAACGATATATACAAGCCGCAGAGGCATGTGCTGCAGGCTATTAACAAGCTGCCGATCCTCGAGATGGAGCGCTCCGGCAACAAAGGTTTCTGCTGCGGCGCGGGAGGCGGACGTTTCTGGATGGAGGAGCGCATCGGAAAACGTATCAGCGAGGTGCGTATCGACCAGGTCATGGAGACCGGCGCAGATATCGTGGCCTCAGCTTGCCCCTACTGTGTCCAGATGTTCACCGACGCCATCAAGGCCAAGGGCGCGGAGGAGACGCTGATCGCCAAGGATATAGCAGAACTGGTCGCGGAATCGATGGAACTCAAATAG
- a CDS encoding TIGR00282 family metallophosphoesterase has protein sequence MNILAVGDVIGKPGRRALQRFLPGLINEYNVDLVIANGENSAHGIGITVKTAQELLDSGVDVITSGNHIWAQREIVNCMDGDLPIIRPLNFPPGVAGRGYLIVDGVLVVNLIGRVFVGPADCPFRAMDNLLSSLRPLPKMILVDFHAEATSEKIALGRYLDGRVSAVLGTHTHVGTTDSRIMPGGTAYVTDIGMVGPVESIIGDDVDNVLESFLTGLPHRLSVGKGIAALDAMLLDINAETGKAADIQRIRREESEP, from the coding sequence TTGAATATCCTGGCTGTTGGTGATGTCATAGGTAAGCCTGGCAGGAGGGCGCTACAGCGGTTTCTGCCAGGCTTAATTAATGAGTACAATGTCGATCTCGTGATAGCCAACGGCGAAAATAGCGCCCACGGCATCGGAATCACAGTCAAAACTGCTCAGGAATTGCTTGATTCGGGCGTGGATGTCATAACCAGCGGCAATCATATCTGGGCTCAGCGCGAGATCGTCAATTGCATGGACGGGGACCTGCCCATTATCCGCCCGCTCAACTTCCCTCCCGGCGTGGCCGGACGCGGTTACCTTATTGTCGACGGCGTCCTGGTTGTAAACCTTATAGGCCGTGTCTTCGTCGGCCCGGCGGATTGCCCCTTCCGCGCTATGGACAATCTGCTGTCCTCGCTGAGGCCCCTGCCTAAAATGATCCTGGTCGATTTCCATGCCGAGGCTACATCCGAGAAAATAGCGCTGGGACGATACTTGGACGGGCGTGTAAGCGCAGTGCTGGGTACTCATACGCATGTGGGCACAACCGATAGCCGTATTATGCCCGGCGGCACGGCCTATGTCACCGATATCGGTATGGTTGGTCCTGTCGAGTCCATCATCGGCGATGATGTCGACAACGTGCTCGAAAGTTTTCTAACAGGTCTTCCTCACCGGTTGTCGGTCGGCAAGGGTATTGCCGCACTGGATGCAATGCTGTTGGACATCAATGCGGAAACCGGTAAAGCTGCCGACATACAGAGAATCAGGCGTGAGGAGAGCGAACCTTGA
- a CDS encoding tyrosine-type recombinase/integrase codes for MAPTTAQINKFLQSLTCSIGGKYDYYKCLRAFYNWLYSPKSSYGFKTENNPILWVEAPKRPVLILPSLDLSQVQSLIKATDTMRDKAIIALFIESGLRLSELTNIKLTDIDWNNHTIRVIGKGNKEAMAPFGVLAEGYLRKWLSQYQPKNNIWGMNIWGISSMLRRLEMRTGITCNPHTFRRTFAVLLRKAGIDTMTIKELGRWESLEMVQRYTRSFSFQDSMKFYRSPLS; via the coding sequence TTGGCCCCGACTACCGCACAGATAAACAAATTCCTGCAATCTCTCACTTGCAGTATCGGTGGCAAATACGATTACTATAAATGTCTCAGGGCCTTTTACAACTGGCTATATAGCCCTAAATCATCGTATGGCTTTAAAACTGAAAACAATCCAATACTGTGGGTTGAGGCACCTAAACGGCCAGTATTAATACTGCCCTCGTTAGATTTATCACAGGTACAATCACTTATTAAGGCAACCGATACCATGCGGGATAAGGCAATCATAGCATTATTCATAGAGAGTGGATTACGATTATCTGAATTAACCAATATCAAGCTTACGGATATTGATTGGAATAATCATACTATCAGGGTGATTGGAAAAGGTAACAAGGAAGCAATGGCTCCGTTTGGTGTATTGGCAGAGGGATACCTGCGAAAGTGGCTATCTCAATATCAACCTAAAAATAATATATGGGGCATGAATATATGGGGAATCTCTTCCATGCTACGCCGTCTTGAAATGCGCACCGGCATTACCTGCAATCCTCATACATTCAGACGTACGTTTGCAGTGCTGTTAAGGAAGGCTGGTATAGATACCATGACTATTAAGGAATTAGGTCGCTGGGAGAGCTTGGAAATGGTGCAACGATACACAAGGTCTTTCAGTTTTCAAGATTCAATGAAGTTTTACAGGTCGCCGTTATCTTAA